In Drosophila pseudoobscura strain MV-25-SWS-2005 chromosome 4, UCI_Dpse_MV25, whole genome shotgun sequence, the following proteins share a genomic window:
- the LOC6902336 gene encoding uncharacterized protein, whose amino-acid sequence MDNSTTTLSYTHKQLTASKLTLEIDQRPESKKDSLIYQEKESAKRRQTKEFFRPWLDNKKEASPPTACPPKSTAPALGPTCRPTLAETPRQLSPREHQRRDRSLLSRRAEQAQAQYLQLMAVLEQQAHTNLYYRQLLPRQHQQFLKQMALDQQMLANGAQQ is encoded by the coding sequence ATGGATAACTCTACGACGACCTTAAGCTACACCCACAAGCAGCTTACAGCCAGCAAACTCACTCTGGAGATAGACCAACGCCCAGAATCGAAAAAGGATAGTCTGATATACCAGGAGAAGGAATCCGCCAAGCGCCGCCAAACCAAGGAATTCTTCCGCCCCTGGCTGGACAACAAAAAAGAGGCATCCCCACCCACAGCCTGTCCACCAAAGTCCACTGCTCCCGCCTTGGGTCCCACCTGCAGGCCGACACTCGCTGAGACGCCCCGCCAGCTCAGCCCCCGGGAGCACCAGCGTCGAGATCGCAGTCTCCTCAGTCGCCGGGCCGAGCAGGCACAGGCGCAGTACCTCCAACTTATGGCCGTGCTGGAGCAGCAGGCTCACACGAATCTCTACTACCGTCAGCTGCTGCCTCGGCAACATCAGCAGTTTCTCAAGCAGATGGCCCTCGACCAGCAAATGCTCGCAAATGGAGCACAGCAATAA
- the LOC4816130 gene encoding uncharacterized protein translates to MSLNKKSVHSPTSHRISTGTQTDVTSRPDEYDDVSLYDAVDPSPNDFFPYDDDPYNNEPYRDGPYEESPQQEQKQNEGASQPRVSAYGDTEHDIQTETIYLDVDEEKKTILTGARGPSLLAFRCYVYVLIFAQVSLASLQWMIVTYAWKPKLHHIERNMNVLLLFLAWLNLTLGFFGFRRLQFTFPLNWIIFGCIFESLTLAVMCFSLCELALTWHFVLAGISVLLIYTLLGLWVPKMLTADLWILIFVSITVLIVSIITLLSGLAMHVYVPLTLCLVIFGPWAMYMSQKLHTKKRPGFTTHQYLDAAAKVYINYAMTVGCIVMASHMSDYYLENDECKDKWFCDRRLLT, encoded by the coding sequence ATGTCACTTAATAAAAAATCTGTACACAGCCCGACTTCGCATCGGATATCCACAGGGACGCAAACGGATGTAACGTCGAGGCCGGACGAGTACGACGATGTATCTCTTTATGACGCGGTTGATCCCAGTCCGAACGATTTCTTTCCATATGATGACGATCCATACAACAATGAGCCGTATCGGGACGGACCATATGAAGAGAGTCCGCAAcaggaacaaaaacaaaatgaaggaGCGTCCCAGCCACGGGTTAGTGCCTATGGAGACACTGAGCACGACATTCAAACGGAGACCATATACCTCGACGTGGATGAGGAAAAGAAAACTATACTGACAGGTGCCCGAGGACCCTCCCTCTTGGCCTTTCGCTGTTACGTGTACGTCCTCATCTTCGCCCAAGTGTCCCTGGCTTCGCTGCAATGGATGATCGTCACGTACGCCTGGAAGCCAAAGCTGCACCACATCGAACGGAATATGAATGTGCTGCTCCTGTTCTTGGCGTGGCTCAACTTGACCCTGGGCTTCTTCGGCTTTCGGCGGCTGCAGTTCACATTCCCCCTAAATTGGATCATCTTCGGATGCATCTTCGAGAGCCTAACCCTGGCGGTCATGTGCTTCAGCCTATGCGAACTGGCACTCACCTGGCACTTCGTTCTCGCCGGCATTAGTGTGCTACTCATCTACACCTTGCTGGGTCTGTGGGTGCCGAAAATGCTGACCGCGGACCTTTGGATTCTGATATTTGTGAGCATCACTGTGTTGATAGTATCCATTATTACCCTCCTCTCGGGGCTTGCTATGCACGTTTATGTGCCCTTAACCTTATGCTTGGTGATCTTCGGACCTTGGGCTATGTACATGTCTCAAAAGCTGCATACAAAAAAGCGACCCGGTTTCACCACACACCAGTACCTGGATGCAGCCGCCAAGGTGTATATCAACTACGCCATGACTGTGGGATGTATTGTCATGGCGAGCCATATGTCTGACTACTATCTCGAAAACGACGAATGTAAAGACAAATGGTTCTGTGATAGACGGTTGTTAACCTAA
- the LOC26533818 gene encoding uncharacterized protein has product MSDPHRGLRGHSKLRLYLWIYGTALVFIFISILLIISFGFINNEPDKSCCPAAFSFFSLGLLSMFFYMNMMFLRRKFPINWIMSCSMAVVFGLGTASMLCMQTAGHVILLALEVIVMMGLLLLLGYWLPPKCHPLLYIALTSFILAVIAFFLCKIISDHTDENHDKVAVWIARFVLWTAICPLLLFQSQVINGYWGNESPYLDIPLCSILLLIDFLACYAFLDAVDDIEIAYDRLFRSETVGLIARVGRSGI; this is encoded by the coding sequence ATGAGTGATCCACACAGGGGCTTAAGGGGCCACTCCAAACTGCGGCTGTATCTGTGGATCTATGGAACGGCCCTAGTGTTTATTTTCATCAGCATCCTGCTAATCATATCATTTGGCTTCATCAACAACGAGCCCGACAAGAGCTGTTGCCCGGctgccttctccttcttcagCCTCGGCCTACTCTCCATGTTTTTCTATATGAACATGATGTTTCTGCGGCGCAAGTTTCCGATCAACTGGATAATGAGCTGCAGCATGGCTGTTGTCTTCGGTTTGGGCACTGCCTCTATGCTGTGCATGCAGACGGCCGGCCATGTGATTCTCTTGGCCCTGGAAGTAATTGTGATGATGGGCCTCCTCCTACTGCTCGGTTACTGGCTGCCACCGAAGTGTCACCCGCTGCTCTACATTGCCCTCACTTCGTTCATTTTGGCGGTTATAGCCTTTTTCTTGTGCAAAATCATATCGGATCACACCGACGAGAACCACGATAAAGTGGCTGTGTGGATAGCTCGCTTCGTTCTCTGGACAGCCATCTGCCCACTGCTGCTTTTCCAGTCGCAGGTGATCAACGGATACTGGGGCAATGAGTCACCCTATCTGGACATACCGCTCTGCTCGATCCTTCTGCTCATCGACTTTCTGGCCTGTTATGCCTTCCTGGATGCTGTCGACGATATCGAGATTGCCTACGACAGACTGTTTCGCTCAGAGACCGTAGGACTCATTGCCCGTGTTGGGAGGAGCGGAATATGA